In the genome of Bradyrhizobium sp. CIAT3101, one region contains:
- a CDS encoding helix-turn-helix domain-containing protein — MQPKSPSILECPVGRAVETVGEWWSILILRDAFQGATRFDEFERNLGIAPNILSRRLAHLTKTGMFVRRRYQERPPRHEYVLTDKARDFFPVIATLLAWGNKHLAPKGESILLANRDDRRPLDPVVVDAADRQPITLANAVVIAGPGASRLMRRRLISLKAMNPAVAPAGD; from the coding sequence ATGCAGCCAAAATCCCCCTCGATCCTGGAATGCCCGGTCGGCCGCGCCGTGGAGACGGTCGGCGAGTGGTGGAGCATCTTGATCCTGCGGGATGCGTTTCAGGGCGCGACGCGGTTCGACGAGTTCGAGCGCAATCTCGGCATCGCGCCCAACATCCTGTCGCGGCGTCTCGCCCATCTCACCAAGACCGGCATGTTCGTCCGCCGCCGCTACCAGGAGCGGCCGCCGCGTCACGAATATGTGCTGACGGACAAGGCGCGGGATTTCTTCCCCGTGATCGCCACGCTGCTCGCCTGGGGCAACAAGCATCTCGCGCCGAAGGGCGAATCCATCCTGCTGGCGAACCGGGACGATCGCCGGCCGCTCGATCCGGTCGTGGTCGATGCCGCCGACAGGCAGCCGATCACGCTCGCCAACGCGGTGGTGATCGCGGGCCCCGGCGCGAGCCGCCTGATGCGACGGCGGCTCATTTCGCTCAAAGCCATGAACCCGGCGGTCGCGCCGGCTGGAGACTGA
- the fabF gene encoding beta-ketoacyl-ACP synthase II, producing MRRIVVTGMGAVSPLGCGVELSWRRLLAGQSGLRPLPQWSQALPARIAGLVPDKADDADGGFDPAEAAAPKDQRKMDRFILFALLATAEAVAQAKWTPQDAASLERTATIIGSGVGGFPAMAEAVRITEQRGARRLSPFTIPSFLANLAAGHVSIKYGYKGALGTPVTACAAGVQAIGDAARMIRAGEVDVAICGGAEACIDIVSLGGFAAARALSSGFNDEPTRASRPFDRDRDGFVMGEGAGILVIEELEHALARGATPIAEIVGYGTTADAYHMTSGPPDGDGARRAMEIALRQANLAPADLQHLNAHATSTPAGDESELGAIGALFGRSRSIAVSATKSATGHLLGAAGGLEAIFTVLALRDQIAPPTLNFENPDGHADGIDIVAGSARPMPMLNAISNGFGFGGVNASAIFRRMG from the coding sequence ATGCGTCGTATCGTCGTGACGGGAATGGGCGCGGTGTCGCCGCTCGGCTGTGGTGTCGAATTGTCCTGGCGCCGGCTGCTCGCCGGACAGAGCGGGTTGCGCCCGTTGCCCCAATGGTCGCAGGCGCTGCCCGCCCGCATTGCGGGTCTCGTGCCCGACAAGGCCGATGACGCCGATGGCGGCTTCGATCCGGCAGAGGCCGCCGCACCAAAAGATCAGCGCAAGATGGACCGCTTCATCCTGTTCGCGCTGCTCGCCACCGCAGAAGCGGTCGCGCAGGCCAAATGGACGCCGCAGGATGCGGCATCGCTGGAGCGGACCGCGACCATCATCGGCTCCGGCGTCGGCGGCTTCCCTGCGATGGCGGAAGCGGTGCGCATCACCGAGCAGCGCGGCGCGCGCCGGCTCTCACCATTCACGATCCCCTCGTTCCTCGCCAATCTCGCCGCCGGCCACGTCTCGATCAAATACGGCTACAAGGGCGCGCTGGGCACGCCGGTCACGGCGTGTGCCGCTGGCGTACAGGCCATCGGCGATGCGGCGCGCATGATCCGCGCCGGCGAGGTCGATGTCGCGATCTGCGGCGGTGCGGAAGCCTGCATCGACATCGTCAGCCTCGGCGGCTTTGCCGCAGCCCGCGCGCTGTCGAGCGGATTCAACGACGAGCCCACGCGCGCCTCGCGCCCGTTCGATCGCGACCGCGACGGTTTTGTGATGGGCGAAGGCGCGGGCATTCTCGTGATCGAGGAACTGGAACATGCGCTTGCGCGCGGCGCCACGCCGATCGCCGAGATTGTCGGGTACGGCACCACCGCGGATGCCTATCACATGACGTCGGGGCCGCCCGATGGCGACGGCGCCCGCCGCGCGATGGAGATCGCGCTGCGGCAGGCGAACCTTGCACCGGCGGATCTGCAGCACCTCAACGCGCATGCGACGTCGACACCGGCCGGCGACGAGAGCGAGCTCGGCGCGATCGGGGCGCTGTTCGGCCGCAGCCGCTCCATTGCGGTGAGCGCGACCAAATCGGCCACCGGTCATCTGCTCGGCGCCGCCGGCGGGCTGGAGGCGATCTTTACCGTGCTCGCCTTGCGCGACCAGATCGCGCCGCCGACGCTCAATTTTGAAAACCCGGACGGACACGCTGACGGCATCGACATCGTCGCAGGCAGCGCACGGCCGATGCCCATGCTCAACGCCATCTCCAACGGCTTCGGCTTCGGCGGGGTGAATGCCAGCGCGATCTTCCGCCGCATGGGCTGA
- a CDS encoding LysE family translocator has product MIDTNLWLFLAAALVIAAVPGPGIFYVAARTLSEGRASGFASTAGTALGGLVHVVAGSLGISAIILASAELFAVVKFVGALYLVWLGIKTFRSAGRTLSLASEPVGDKRAFRDGVLVEALNPKTAAFFLAFIPQFLDPAGASPTLQFIALGAISVTLNTLADVVVVLMASATRTQLIGRPHLMRRLTQGSGVFIAGLGVSLALARRPVNG; this is encoded by the coding sequence ATGATTGATACGAACCTCTGGCTGTTCCTCGCAGCCGCTCTCGTCATCGCCGCCGTCCCCGGCCCCGGCATCTTTTATGTCGCGGCGCGAACCTTGTCGGAAGGGCGCGCCAGCGGCTTTGCCTCGACCGCCGGCACGGCGCTGGGCGGATTGGTCCATGTCGTCGCGGGCAGTCTCGGCATTTCCGCGATCATCCTGGCGAGCGCCGAGCTATTCGCCGTCGTGAAGTTCGTTGGCGCGCTGTATCTGGTCTGGCTCGGCATCAAGACCTTTCGCAGTGCCGGCCGGACGCTATCGCTCGCGAGCGAGCCCGTCGGCGACAAGCGCGCGTTCCGTGACGGCGTGCTGGTCGAGGCGTTGAACCCCAAGACCGCGGCGTTCTTCCTCGCCTTCATTCCGCAATTCCTCGATCCCGCGGGAGCGAGCCCGACGCTGCAATTCATCGCGCTCGGCGCCATCTCGGTGACACTGAACACGCTCGCCGATGTCGTCGTGGTGCTGATGGCGTCCGCGACCCGCACGCAGTTGATCGGTCGGCCACATCTGATGCGCCGCCTCACGCAGGGCTCCGGCGTCTTCATTGCCGGCCTCGGCGTCTCGCTCGCGCTGGCCCGGCGACCGGTGAATGGATAG